One genomic window of Pseudoxanthomonas sp. includes the following:
- a CDS encoding SDR family oxidoreductase, translating to MTTSEKIALVTGATRGIGTETVRQLAQAGIRTLLAGRDASRTTAAAKTLQDEGLPVEPITLDVTDSASIAAAVESIQSRYGKLDILVNNAGILVDEMGKAPSQQTLDTWRTTFDTNVFAVVELTQALLPLLKAAPAARIVNVSSQLGSFGLHVDPSSSIYHFKIPAYNVSKSAVNAWTVHLAYELRDTPIKVNAIHPGYVKTEMNKGAGEIDVPTGARSSVEMALLGADGPTGSFTHLGNTLPW from the coding sequence ATGACGACTTCCGAAAAGATCGCGCTGGTCACCGGCGCCACCCGTGGCATCGGCACCGAGACCGTGCGCCAGCTGGCCCAGGCCGGCATCCGCACCTTGCTGGCCGGGCGTGATGCCAGCCGCACCACGGCCGCCGCCAAGACGCTGCAGGATGAAGGCCTGCCGGTCGAGCCGATCACCCTGGACGTGACCGACAGCGCCAGCATCGCCGCAGCGGTCGAATCCATCCAGTCCCGTTACGGCAAGCTGGACATCCTGGTGAACAACGCCGGCATCCTGGTCGATGAAATGGGCAAGGCGCCCTCGCAGCAGACGCTGGACACCTGGCGCACCACCTTCGACACCAATGTGTTTGCCGTGGTCGAACTGACCCAGGCGTTGCTGCCGTTGCTCAAGGCTGCGCCGGCCGCGCGCATCGTCAACGTGTCCAGCCAGCTGGGATCGTTCGGCCTGCATGTGGATCCGTCCTCGTCGATCTACCACTTCAAGATTCCGGCCTACAACGTGTCCAAGAGCGCGGTGAATGCCTGGACCGTGCACCTGGCCTACGAGCTGCGCGACACCCCGATCAAGGTCAACGCGATTCATCCGGGCTACGTCAAAACTGAGATGAACAAGGGCGCCGGCGAGATTGATGTGCCGACTGGCGCCCGGAGCAGCGTGGAGATGGCCTTGCTCGGCGCTGATGGCCCGACCGGCAGCTTCACCCACCTGGGTAACACGCTGCCTTGGTGA
- a CDS encoding acyl-CoA-binding protein, which produces MAQTTTAFEQATQDIQTLAERPDNDTLLQLYALYKQGSEGDVQGNKPGFFDFVGTAKYESWERLRGLTREAAQKKYVTLVRQLLP; this is translated from the coding sequence ATGGCCCAGACCACCACGGCCTTCGAGCAGGCCACCCAGGACATCCAGACGCTCGCAGAGCGGCCGGACAACGACACGCTGCTGCAGCTCTATGCGCTGTACAAGCAGGGTTCGGAAGGCGATGTGCAGGGCAACAAGCCAGGCTTCTTCGATTTCGTCGGCACCGCCAAATACGAATCCTGGGAACGCCTGCGTGGGCTCACGCGGGAAGCTGCGCAGAAGAAATACGTCACCCTGGTCCGGCAGCTGTTGCCGTAA
- a CDS encoding HipA family kinase codes for MKTVQATRYVTPLREGGSLPAVVEADDDGLYVLKFRGAGQGPKALVAELVAGELARALELPMPELVLVELDSEFARTEPDPEIQDLIRASEGLNLGIDYLPGALNYDPAAMPVDAELASRIVWFDAFVSNVDRTARNPNLMVWHRKPWLIDHGAALYFHHDWDSAGTACERPFVLIRDHVLLPFATRIGEVDAAMAAALTDALIERIVAAIPDGWLQDETAFADGPAHRKAYVDYLKRRRDARAGFVQEAIRAHAAHV; via the coding sequence TTGAAGACGGTCCAGGCCACCCGTTACGTCACCCCGTTGCGCGAAGGCGGCTCGCTGCCCGCCGTAGTGGAAGCCGACGACGACGGACTGTATGTCCTGAAATTCCGCGGCGCCGGGCAAGGCCCCAAGGCCCTGGTCGCCGAACTGGTCGCCGGTGAGCTGGCCCGGGCCCTGGAACTGCCGATGCCGGAACTGGTCCTGGTCGAGCTGGACAGTGAATTCGCGCGGACCGAACCCGACCCGGAAATCCAGGACCTGATCCGCGCCAGCGAAGGACTCAACTTGGGGATCGACTACCTGCCCGGCGCGCTCAATTACGATCCCGCGGCCATGCCGGTCGATGCCGAACTGGCCTCACGCATCGTCTGGTTCGATGCCTTCGTCAGCAATGTCGACCGCACCGCACGCAACCCGAACCTGATGGTCTGGCACCGCAAGCCGTGGCTGATCGACCATGGCGCGGCGCTGTACTTCCACCACGACTGGGATAGCGCCGGTACGGCCTGCGAGCGGCCGTTCGTGTTGATCCGCGACCATGTGCTGCTGCCGTTCGCCACGCGTATTGGCGAGGTGGATGCGGCGATGGCCGCTGCGCTGACCGATGCGTTGATCGAGCGGATCGTCGCGGCCATTCCCGATGGCTGGCTGCAGGATGAAACCGCGTTCGCCGATGGGCCTGCCCATCGCAAGGCTTACGTCGATTACCTCAAGCGGCGACGCGATGCGCGCGCCGGGTTCGTGCAGGAGGCCATCCGTGCCCACGCTGCACACGTATGA
- a CDS encoding pirin family protein — translation MVTVRPSRDRGHADEGWFDSRHSFSFGGYQDPAHTHWGPLRVINEDRVAPGRGLETQYQQDMEIISYVLEGALGHRDSLGTASSIEPGDVQRMSAGKGVQQSEANPDTSGAAHFLQIWIAPDQQGAPPSYSQKHFPDAEKRGKLRLVVSGDGAQGSVSIRQDARLYAGLLEGDEQAALPLASGRLGYVHVARGAVVANGHALKAGDALLLQDEPSVRLETGRHAEVLVFDLPQA, via the coding sequence ATGGTGACCGTGCGTCCCTCGCGCGATCGCGGCCATGCCGATGAGGGCTGGTTCGATTCGCGCCACAGTTTTTCCTTTGGCGGGTACCAGGACCCGGCGCATACGCACTGGGGACCGTTGCGTGTGATCAATGAAGACCGCGTTGCGCCTGGTCGCGGCCTGGAGACGCAGTACCAGCAGGACATGGAAATCATCAGTTACGTGTTGGAGGGTGCGCTGGGCCATCGCGATTCGCTGGGGACCGCGTCCAGCATCGAACCGGGCGATGTGCAGCGCATGAGTGCGGGCAAGGGCGTGCAGCAGTCCGAAGCCAATCCCGACACCAGCGGTGCGGCGCACTTCCTGCAGATCTGGATCGCGCCCGACCAGCAGGGCGCGCCGCCGTCCTATTCGCAGAAGCACTTCCCCGACGCGGAGAAGCGCGGAAAGCTGCGCCTGGTGGTCAGTGGCGATGGCGCGCAGGGCTCTGTCAGCATCCGCCAGGACGCGCGCCTCTATGCCGGCTTGCTGGAGGGCGACGAACAGGCCGCGCTGCCACTGGCATCGGGCCGGCTCGGCTATGTGCATGTCGCCCGTGGCGCGGTGGTGGCCAACGGCCATGCGCTGAAAGCCGGCGACGCGCTGCTGCTGCAGGACGAGCCGTCAGTGAGGCTGGAGACCGGGCGTCATGCCGAGGTGCTGGTGTTCGACCTGCCGCAGGCTTGA
- a CDS encoding TolC family protein — translation MPPAWPRGWFQLRGIQSQLEIARENASTQERTLKLLDTRAQAGFGDSFDVDRGRTQLETTQSRIPALEAAEVVAANRIAVLVGATPESMAAELMTAGPMPTLPAAPAPGTPSDLLRRRPDVAAAERRVAAATARVGVATADLFPRFTLGALFGTQAIASSALFARDAETRVLSLGMDGSFLNVGRVRARIAAANAETAENLASYQQTVLRALEDTENALVRVDRSRKEAQHLDQAAQAGARAAQVARLRLDNGAIDTLDLLDAERARLDSQDAATQARVRSAVATVQLYAALAGGWPNYIAAESLPPPPLQAPAGRAVAMEETN, via the coding sequence TTGCCTCCAGCGTGGCCGAGAGGCTGGTTCCAGCTGCGTGGCATCCAGTCGCAGCTGGAGATCGCCCGCGAGAATGCCAGCACCCAGGAACGCACGCTCAAGCTGCTCGACACGCGCGCGCAGGCCGGCTTCGGCGATTCGTTCGACGTGGACCGCGGCCGCACCCAGCTGGAAACCACCCAATCGCGCATCCCGGCATTGGAAGCGGCTGAAGTCGTGGCCGCCAACCGGATCGCAGTGCTGGTCGGTGCCACGCCCGAATCGATGGCGGCCGAGCTGATGACCGCCGGGCCGATGCCGACCCTGCCGGCCGCCCCGGCACCGGGCACGCCCTCGGACCTGCTGCGTCGTCGTCCCGATGTCGCGGCGGCCGAGCGGCGCGTGGCCGCGGCGACCGCGCGTGTGGGCGTGGCCACGGCGGACCTGTTCCCGCGCTTCACCCTGGGCGCGCTGTTCGGCACCCAGGCCATCGCCAGCAGCGCGCTGTTTGCGCGTGATGCGGAAACGCGCGTGCTGTCGCTGGGCATGGATGGCTCGTTTCTCAATGTCGGCCGGGTGAGGGCGCGCATCGCCGCGGCCAACGCCGAGACCGCCGAGAACCTGGCCAGCTACCAGCAGACCGTGCTGCGTGCGCTGGAAGACACCGAGAACGCGCTGGTTCGGGTGGACCGCAGCCGCAAGGAAGCCCAGCACCTGGACCAGGCCGCGCAGGCCGGGGCGCGTGCGGCACAGGTCGCGCGGCTGCGCCTGGACAACGGTGCCATCGACACCCTGGACCTGCTGGACGCCGAGCGCGCCCGCCTGGACAGCCAGGATGCCGCGACCCAGGCGCGTGTCCGCAGTGCGGTGGCGACGGTCCAGCTGTATGCCGCACTGGCAGGTGGCTGGCCCAACTACATCGCCGCCGAAAGCCTGCCGCCACCGCCGCTGCAGGCACCTGCCGGTCGCGCTGTCGCCATGGAGGAAACGAACTGA
- a CDS encoding DUF3037 domain-containing protein, whose translation MPTLHTYDYAIIRVVPRVEREEFINVGVIVSCPGARHLRAAIEIDETRLHAFAPTLDLAAVQPWLEAIVAICRGDAGAGPIAQLPPRARFHFLTAKRSAVVQVSPTHVGRTGHPEGIVEHLLERMVRVPR comes from the coding sequence GTGCCCACGCTGCACACGTATGACTACGCCATCATCCGCGTGGTGCCGCGGGTGGAGCGCGAGGAATTCATCAACGTCGGGGTGATCGTGTCCTGTCCCGGCGCCCGTCACCTGCGGGCCGCGATCGAGATCGACGAAACCCGCCTGCACGCGTTCGCGCCAACGTTGGACCTGGCCGCCGTGCAGCCGTGGCTGGAGGCCATCGTGGCGATCTGCCGCGGCGATGCCGGCGCCGGCCCGATCGCGCAGCTGCCACCGCGTGCCCGCTTCCACTTCCTCACGGCCAAGCGCAGCGCCGTGGTCCAGGTGTCGCCAACCCACGTGGGCCGCACCGGCCATCCCGAGGGCATCGTTGAGCACCTGCTGGAACGCATGGTCCGCGTTCCGCGTTGA
- a CDS encoding prolyl oligopeptidase family serine peptidase, giving the protein MLLRRNAWSAALAVAATSLLGVAPAYAGYDVPPEHLLKVLKAPPPPVPSADPTGKRLLLTTSQTYPSIERVARPYYKLAGVRLEPANRSRHDTPAGYGIPACVADFTVVDIASGKETKVPLPEGACPGPASWSPDGTRFAFQNVTPTSVELWLGDAASGQVHKVPGVALNPIFNSAVQWLDGSKTLLVKKVPDGQGAAPSETPTQIGPDVQQSLGGQGESSTYEARDTLKSALDEARFVYYGTSQLAVVDAAAGSVRNVGAPAIYNSINGAPDGRHVLAEAIKPPYSHAVTYERFANDVAVLDVETGKSLAIASLPLADRVPVHGVPEGAREFDWRATDPATLVWAEALDKGDWNVEVPARDKVMTWKAPFTGKPAEVTRTKQRFAGYVWTAKPDVAFQYEIDENRHWQTTRIVDVDKTGDQGRLLWDMSSDELYKDPGSFVYTRLPNGAVVARMEGDSLFLRGQGASKQGDRPFLDKLDLATLATQRLFRSGTDDYDVAFAFTAQPGQFLSWHQSLIDPPNAFVRTLGAPLADVAEGEAAYTTTGNQLTHVPDPTPEVRQIKKQLVTYKRADGLDLSFTLYTPPGYVAGKDKPLPAVLYAYPADFASSEQAGQVSGSQNTFTRLPYYRLMLLAGYAIIDNASFPIVGDPKTAYDTYLEQLTADAKAAVDKAVEMGVVDRDRIGVTGHSHGALMTANLVTHTDLFRAGVATSGSYNKTLTPFGFQNERRSVWQARDVYIKASPFFYADTIKHPLLLVHGEDDANPGTEPIQSLKLYQAIRGNGGTTKLVMLPHEPHWYTALESNEQVVHDMLDWFDTYVKPPKAETKKGSQRK; this is encoded by the coding sequence ATGCTTTTACGACGGAATGCCTGGTCCGCGGCGCTAGCCGTGGCCGCCACCTCGCTGCTGGGCGTCGCGCCCGCCTATGCCGGTTACGACGTGCCGCCGGAGCACCTGTTGAAGGTGCTCAAGGCGCCGCCACCGCCGGTGCCCAGTGCCGACCCGACCGGCAAGCGCCTGCTGCTGACGACTTCGCAGACCTATCCGTCAATCGAGCGCGTGGCGCGGCCGTACTACAAGCTGGCCGGCGTGCGCCTGGAGCCGGCCAATCGCAGTCGTCACGACACGCCTGCCGGTTACGGCATTCCTGCCTGCGTAGCTGATTTCACCGTCGTGGATATCGCCAGCGGCAAGGAAACGAAAGTGCCGTTGCCCGAAGGCGCCTGCCCGGGGCCGGCATCGTGGTCGCCCGATGGCACGCGCTTCGCGTTCCAGAACGTCACGCCGACCTCGGTGGAACTGTGGCTGGGCGATGCGGCCAGCGGCCAGGTGCACAAGGTGCCCGGCGTGGCGTTGAACCCGATCTTCAACAGCGCCGTGCAGTGGCTGGACGGCAGCAAGACCCTGTTGGTGAAGAAGGTGCCCGATGGCCAGGGCGCGGCACCAAGCGAAACGCCGACGCAGATCGGCCCCGATGTGCAGCAGTCGCTGGGCGGGCAGGGCGAGAGCAGCACCTATGAGGCGCGCGACACGCTGAAGAGTGCGCTGGACGAGGCCCGCTTCGTCTATTACGGCACCTCGCAGCTGGCCGTGGTGGATGCCGCTGCCGGCAGCGTGCGCAATGTTGGCGCACCGGCCATCTACAACAGCATCAACGGCGCGCCCGATGGCAGGCATGTCCTTGCCGAGGCGATCAAGCCGCCGTATTCGCACGCGGTGACCTACGAACGCTTCGCCAACGACGTGGCCGTGCTCGATGTGGAGACCGGCAAGTCGCTGGCCATCGCCAGCCTGCCGCTGGCCGACCGCGTGCCGGTGCACGGCGTGCCCGAGGGTGCGCGCGAATTCGATTGGCGTGCGACCGATCCGGCCACCCTGGTCTGGGCCGAAGCGCTGGACAAGGGCGACTGGAACGTCGAAGTGCCCGCGCGCGACAAGGTGATGACCTGGAAGGCGCCGTTCACCGGCAAGCCGGCCGAGGTCACCCGTACCAAACAGCGCTTCGCCGGCTACGTGTGGACGGCAAAGCCTGACGTGGCCTTCCAGTACGAGATCGACGAGAACCGCCACTGGCAGACCACGCGCATCGTCGATGTGGACAAGACTGGCGATCAGGGCCGGCTGCTGTGGGACATGTCCAGCGACGAGCTGTACAAGGACCCGGGCAGCTTCGTCTACACGCGCCTGCCCAACGGCGCGGTGGTGGCGCGGATGGAAGGCGACAGCCTGTTCCTGCGCGGGCAGGGCGCATCGAAACAGGGTGATCGTCCCTTCCTGGACAAGCTGGACCTGGCCACGCTGGCAACCCAGCGCCTGTTCCGCAGCGGCACCGACGACTACGACGTGGCGTTCGCCTTCACCGCGCAGCCGGGCCAGTTCCTCAGCTGGCACCAGTCACTGATCGACCCGCCCAACGCCTTCGTGCGCACGCTGGGCGCGCCGCTGGCCGATGTTGCCGAAGGTGAGGCGGCCTACACCACCACCGGCAACCAGCTGACCCACGTCCCGGACCCGACGCCGGAAGTGCGCCAGATCAAGAAACAGCTGGTGACCTACAAGCGTGCCGATGGGCTGGACCTGTCGTTCACGCTGTACACGCCGCCGGGCTATGTGGCTGGCAAGGACAAGCCGCTGCCGGCCGTGCTGTACGCGTATCCGGCCGATTTCGCCTCCAGCGAGCAGGCCGGGCAGGTCAGCGGCAGCCAGAACACCTTCACCCGCCTGCCGTACTACCGGCTGATGCTGCTGGCCGGCTACGCGATCATCGACAACGCCAGCTTCCCCATCGTCGGCGATCCCAAGACCGCCTACGACACCTACCTGGAACAGCTGACCGCCGATGCCAAGGCCGCGGTGGACAAGGCCGTGGAGATGGGCGTGGTGGACCGTGATCGCATCGGCGTGACCGGCCACAGCCATGGCGCGCTGATGACCGCCAACCTGGTCACCCACACCGATCTGTTCAGGGCCGGCGTGGCCACCAGTGGTTCGTACAACAAGACGCTCACTCCCTTCGGTTTCCAGAATGAACGTCGCTCGGTCTGGCAGGCGCGCGATGTCTACATCAAGGCGTCGCCGTTCTTCTACGCCGATACGATCAAGCATCCGCTGCTGCTGGTGCACGGTGAGGACGACGCCAATCCGGGCACCGAGCCGATCCAGTCGCTCAAGCTCTACCAGGCCATCCGCGGCAACGGTGGGACCACCAAGCTGGTGATGCTGCCGCACGAGCCGCACTGGTACACCGCGCTGGAATCCAACGAGCAGGTGGTCCACGACATGCTCGACTGGTTCGATACCTACGTGAAGCCGCCGAAGGCGGAAACGAAGAAGGGCTCGCAACGGAAGTGA
- a CDS encoding SDR family oxidoreductase, with product MNTNTQKIALVTGATRGIGAETVRQLAQAGVHTLLAGRKRETAVAAALKLQAEGLPVEAIQLDVLDDVSIAAAVGTVRERYGRLDILVNNAGIVVDDLAKKPSEQTLETWRTTFDTNVFAVIEVTKAFLPLLKASPAGRIVNVSSALGSISLHADPASFIYDFKIPAYNVSKSAVNAWTVQLAYELRDTAVKVNTIHPGYVKTDMNNSGGEQRGEIEVDEGARTSVQMALIDADGPNGSFSYLGQVLPW from the coding sequence ATGAACACCAACACCCAGAAGATCGCGCTGGTCACCGGCGCCACCCGTGGCATCGGCGCCGAGACCGTGCGCCAGCTGGCCCAGGCCGGCGTGCACACGCTGCTGGCCGGCCGCAAGCGTGAAACCGCCGTCGCCGCGGCGCTGAAGCTGCAGGCCGAAGGCCTGCCGGTGGAGGCCATCCAGCTCGATGTGCTCGACGATGTGAGCATCGCCGCCGCCGTCGGCACCGTGCGCGAGCGCTACGGCCGCCTGGACATCCTGGTCAACAACGCCGGCATCGTCGTCGACGACCTGGCCAAGAAGCCATCCGAGCAGACCCTTGAGACATGGCGTACGACGTTCGATACCAACGTGTTCGCCGTGATCGAAGTGACCAAGGCGTTCCTGCCGCTGCTCAAGGCCTCGCCGGCCGGGCGCATCGTGAACGTGTCCAGTGCCCTGGGCTCGATCAGCCTGCATGCCGACCCGGCGTCCTTCATCTATGACTTCAAGATCCCGGCCTACAACGTGTCCAAGAGCGCGGTGAATGCGTGGACCGTGCAGCTGGCCTACGAACTGCGCGACACGGCAGTGAAGGTCAACACGATCCATCCCGGCTACGTCAAAACCGACATGAACAACAGCGGTGGCGAGCAGCGCGGCGAGATCGAAGTGGACGAAGGCGCCAGGACCAGCGTGCAGATGGCGCTGATCGACGCCGACGGGCCGAACGGAAGCTTCTCCTATCTGGGACAGGTGCTGCCATGGTGA
- a CDS encoding efflux RND transporter permease subunit: MNISKFFIDRPIFAAVLSIVIFAAGLIALPLLPISEYPEVVPPSVQVRATYPGANPKVIAETVATPLEEAINGVENMMYMKSVAGSDGVLVTTVTFRPGTDPDQAQVQVQNRVAQAEARLPEDVRRQGVTTQKQSPTLTMVVHLQSPNGKYDSMYLRNYAVLNIKDELARLPGVGQINIFGAGDYAMRVWLDPDKIAARDLTASDVTAAIREQNVQVSAGQLGAEPMPTKSDFLLSINTQGRLQTEAEFGNIIVKSGDNGEIVRLRDVARIEMGAGTYALRSQLDNKDAVGMGVFQSPGANSLELSDAVRAKMAELATRFPEGMTWAAPYDPTVFVRDSISAVVHTLIEAVILVVLVVILFLQTWRASIIPLLAVPVSVVGTFAALYLLGFSINTLSLFGLVLAIGIVVDDAIVVVENVERNIEEGLSPLAAAHQAMREVSGPIVAIALVLCAVFVPMAFLSGVTGQFYKQFAVTIAISTVISAVNSLTLSPALAAMLLKPHDAPKDGPSRLIDRLFGWLFRPFNRFFNTSSNKYQGAVSKALGKRGAVFVVYVLLLVGAGVMFKVVPGGFIPTQDKLYLIGGVKMPEGASLERTDAMLRKVSDIALHTEGVDHAIAFPGLNALQFTNTPNTGTVFITLKPASQRHRSAVEINAELNGKISQLQEGFGFAIMPPPILGLGQGSGYSLYIQDRAGLGYGALQQAVNAVAGTVSQTPGMGFPIGTYQANVPQLDAQVDRDKAKAQGVPLTNLFDTMQTYLGSSYVNDFNRFGRTWQVIAQADAPFRDSVEDIANLKTRNAAGQMVPIGSMVHMATTYGPDPVIRYNGYPAADLIGEADPRVMSSTQSMQAVAGIAGKVLPNGMSIEWTDLSYQQSTQGNAAMIVFPMSVLLAFLVLAALYESWTLPMAVILIVPMTLLSALVGVWLTGGDNNVFVQVGLVVLMGLACKNAILIVEFARELELSGKGIVESALEACRLRLRPIVMTSIAFIAGTVPLVLGHGAGAEVRAVTGITVFAGMLGVTLFGLFLTPVFYVALRKLSGRQLVHHDAAPALGQTHGVAH; encoded by the coding sequence ATGAACATTTCCAAGTTCTTCATCGACCGGCCGATCTTCGCCGCGGTGCTGTCCATCGTGATCTTCGCCGCCGGCCTGATCGCGCTGCCACTGCTGCCGATCAGCGAATACCCGGAGGTCGTCCCGCCCAGCGTGCAGGTGCGCGCCACCTATCCGGGCGCCAACCCCAAGGTGATCGCCGAGACCGTCGCCACGCCGCTTGAAGAAGCGATCAACGGCGTCGAAAACATGATGTACATGAAGTCCGTCGCCGGCTCCGATGGCGTGCTGGTCACCACCGTGACCTTCCGTCCCGGCACCGACCCGGACCAGGCCCAGGTGCAGGTGCAGAACCGCGTGGCCCAGGCCGAAGCGCGCCTGCCCGAAGACGTGCGCCGCCAGGGCGTGACCACCCAGAAGCAGTCGCCGACGCTGACCATGGTCGTGCACCTGCAGTCGCCCAACGGCAAGTACGACTCGATGTACCTGCGCAACTACGCGGTGCTGAACATCAAGGACGAGCTGGCGCGCCTGCCGGGCGTGGGCCAGATCAACATCTTCGGTGCCGGCGATTACGCCATGCGCGTGTGGCTGGACCCGGACAAGATCGCCGCGCGCGATCTGACCGCTTCGGATGTGACCGCCGCGATCCGCGAGCAGAACGTGCAGGTGTCTGCCGGCCAGCTCGGCGCCGAGCCGATGCCGACCAAGAGTGACTTCCTGCTATCCATCAACACCCAGGGCCGCCTGCAGACCGAGGCCGAGTTCGGCAACATCATCGTCAAGAGCGGCGACAACGGCGAGATCGTGCGCCTGCGTGACGTGGCCCGCATCGAAATGGGCGCCGGCACCTACGCGCTGCGCTCGCAGCTGGACAACAAGGATGCGGTCGGCATGGGCGTGTTCCAGTCGCCCGGTGCCAACTCGCTGGAACTGTCCGATGCAGTCCGCGCCAAGATGGCCGAACTGGCCACGCGCTTCCCCGAAGGCATGACCTGGGCCGCACCGTACGACCCGACCGTGTTCGTGCGCGACTCCATCAGCGCCGTGGTGCACACGCTGATCGAAGCGGTGATCCTGGTGGTGCTGGTGGTGATCCTGTTCCTGCAGACCTGGCGCGCGTCGATCATCCCGTTGCTGGCGGTGCCGGTGTCGGTGGTCGGGACGTTCGCGGCGTTGTACCTGCTGGGCTTTTCGATCAACACGCTGAGCCTGTTCGGCCTGGTGCTGGCGATCGGCATCGTGGTCGACGACGCGATCGTGGTGGTGGAGAACGTCGAGCGCAACATCGAGGAGGGCCTGTCGCCCCTGGCGGCCGCCCACCAGGCCATGCGCGAAGTGTCCGGGCCGATCGTCGCGATCGCGCTGGTGCTGTGCGCGGTGTTCGTACCGATGGCGTTCCTGTCCGGCGTGACCGGCCAGTTCTACAAGCAGTTCGCCGTGACCATCGCCATTTCCACCGTGATCTCGGCGGTGAACTCGCTGACCCTGTCGCCAGCGCTGGCGGCGATGCTGCTCAAGCCGCATGACGCGCCCAAGGATGGCCCGTCGCGCCTGATCGACCGCTTGTTCGGCTGGTTGTTCCGTCCGTTCAACCGCTTCTTCAACACCAGCTCCAACAAGTACCAGGGCGCGGTGTCCAAGGCATTGGGCAAGCGCGGTGCGGTGTTCGTGGTCTACGTGCTGCTGTTGGTTGGTGCGGGCGTGATGTTCAAGGTGGTCCCGGGTGGCTTCATCCCGACCCAGGACAAGCTGTACCTGATCGGCGGCGTGAAGATGCCCGAAGGCGCTTCGCTGGAGCGCACCGACGCCATGCTGCGCAAGGTCAGCGACATCGCCCTGCACACCGAAGGCGTGGATCATGCGATTGCCTTCCCTGGCTTGAACGCGCTGCAGTTCACCAATACGCCCAACACCGGCACGGTGTTCATCACGCTCAAGCCGGCCAGCCAGCGCCATCGCAGTGCGGTGGAGATCAATGCCGAACTCAACGGCAAGATCTCGCAGCTGCAGGAAGGCTTCGGCTTCGCGATCATGCCGCCGCCGATCCTCGGCCTGGGCCAGGGTTCGGGTTACTCGCTCTATATCCAGGACCGTGCAGGCCTGGGTTACGGCGCCCTGCAGCAGGCGGTGAACGCGGTGGCCGGCACGGTCTCGCAGACCCCGGGCATGGGTTTCCCCATCGGCACCTACCAGGCCAACGTGCCGCAGCTGGATGCGCAGGTGGACCGCGACAAGGCCAAGGCCCAGGGCGTGCCGCTGACCAACCTGTTCGACACCATGCAGACCTACCTGGGTTCGTCGTACGTCAACGACTTCAATCGTTTCGGCCGGACCTGGCAGGTGATCGCCCAGGCCGACGCGCCGTTCCGCGACAGCGTCGAGGACATCGCCAACCTGAAGACCCGCAACGCCGCCGGCCAGATGGTGCCGATCGGTTCGATGGTGCACATGGCCACCACCTATGGCCCGGACCCGGTGATCCGCTACAACGGCTATCCGGCTGCCGACCTGATCGGTGAAGCCGATCCGCGCGTGATGTCGTCGACCCAGTCGATGCAGGCCGTGGCCGGGATCGCCGGCAAGGTGCTGCCCAACGGCATGAGCATCGAATGGACCGACCTGAGCTACCAGCAGTCCACCCAGGGCAATGCCGCGATGATCGTGTTCCCGATGTCGGTGCTGCTGGCCTTCCTGGTGCTGGCGGCGCTGTACGAAAGCTGGACCCTGCCGATGGCGGTGATCCTGATCGTGCCGATGACGCTGCTGTCGGCGCTGGTGGGCGTGTGGCTGACCGGTGGCGACAACAACGTGTTCGTGCAGGTGGGCCTGGTGGTGCTGATGGGCCTGGCGTGCAAGAACGCGATCCTGATCGTCGAATTCGCCCGTGAGCTGGAACTGAGCGGCAAGGGCATCGTCGAGTCGGCGCTGGAAGCCTGCCGCCTGCGCCTGCGTCCCATCGTGATGACGTCCATCGCCTTCATCGCCGGCACCGTGCCGCTGGTGCTGGGCCATGGCGCCGGCGCCGAAGTGCGCGCCGTCACCGGCATCACCGTGTTCGCCGGCATGCTGGGCGTGACCTTGTTCGGCCTGTTCCTGACCCCGGTGTTCTACGTGGCCCTGCGCAAGCTCTCGGGTCGCCAGCTGGTCCACCACGATGCCGCTCCGGCCCTGGGCCAGACCCATGGCGTCGCGCACTGA